In Hahella sp. KA22, one genomic interval encodes:
- a CDS encoding glycosyltransferase: MKERKKILVVGYNMKGQGGKETVCRKFFDLLSTDSSGADVEFLFIDDYKQGVGEVCDNWLGNAPFSRVTSAVANTKIRRLSFAVKLAGVVRLKKPDLVVAIDPLSCYISNLARVISMRKFNIFSWIHTSLDVLYKAIYVTKADFHLAISSGITQQLSKMGVVQSNIFLVHNSVARTSMLLPRPKGAASFIYIGRLSDKDKNVSELLSSLSNVLGEWTLHIIGSGPDERMYRDLAKELNIDHRIVWHGWREVPWDYVFSEIKEVSALLLTSRIEGFGMSLAEAMSYGVYCVSSDCQSGPSDIIRESVNGELYPPGRVDILTARLQSIVGGASLPDGEKIRESIEHLYDDAYLTRIKCALKI, translated from the coding sequence GTGAAAGAGCGTAAGAAAATTCTAGTTGTCGGCTATAATATGAAGGGGCAGGGCGGAAAAGAAACTGTATGCAGGAAGTTTTTTGACCTGCTATCTACAGATAGCTCTGGTGCGGATGTGGAGTTCTTGTTTATCGATGACTATAAGCAAGGTGTTGGTGAGGTGTGTGACAATTGGCTAGGCAATGCGCCTTTTTCTCGCGTTACTTCTGCTGTCGCCAATACAAAAATAAGGCGCCTCTCTTTTGCAGTAAAGCTTGCTGGAGTAGTTAGACTGAAGAAGCCAGATCTGGTTGTAGCTATTGACCCGCTTAGCTGCTATATATCCAATTTGGCAAGAGTAATATCTATGAGGAAATTTAATATATTCTCATGGATTCATACATCTCTTGACGTTCTTTATAAGGCGATTTACGTCACTAAAGCTGATTTTCATTTGGCTATTAGCTCTGGTATTACACAGCAGCTATCTAAAATGGGGGTCGTTCAGAGTAATATTTTTCTGGTTCATAACTCAGTCGCCAGGACAAGTATGCTATTGCCTAGGCCGAAGGGAGCGGCAAGCTTTATTTACATAGGCCGGCTGAGCGATAAAGATAAAAATGTTAGTGAACTACTAAGCTCTCTGTCTAATGTTTTAGGTGAGTGGACCTTGCACATTATTGGCTCAGGCCCAGATGAGAGAATGTATAGAGACTTGGCAAAAGAGCTGAATATTGATCACAGAATTGTTTGGCATGGATGGCGCGAAGTACCATGGGACTATGTTTTCTCTGAGATAAAAGAGGTGAGCGCCTTGCTACTGACGTCACGTATTGAAGGCTTTGGGATGTCGCTGGCGGAAGCTATGTCTTACGGTGTTTACTGTGTAAGTTCAGACTGCCAATCCGGCCCCTCTGACATTATCAGAGAGTCTGTGAACGGTGAGCTTTATCCTCCAGGACGTGTAGATATATTGACTGCGCGTTTGCAGTCAATTGTTGGCGGTGCGTCTTTGCCTGATGGAGAAAAGATAAGGGAGTCGATCGAGCACTTATATGATGATGCTTATTTAACTAGAATTAAATGTGCGCTCAAAATTTGA
- a CDS encoding glycosyltransferase family 39 protein, translating into MVPENSSFMRGLKKVDPFVWAFLLGFMLRLNAFFRADIFNSDGVLYIEEAQNVFYNGIEYLGVCFHATNIFPVLIAAMYKVVGDWELAGRLISLFFGTLTMLPLYGVLKHALPKNYALLTLLLFACNPSFVVLSADILRGPGYWFFLSLAIYTILRAEQSANYWTYPLACMFFMVAASFRIEAAALIAGTVFFLGARREVGKSAFRCVMFLLPVIVAILGLLLSEWLLNRQLVSFPKQYERVVELISGYKQLRQDLKGLWAHPPEGFHFQYYWRDMSTIVGWTALGVELNWLAKAMFEPVAVFFIAGLGPVLRKARENFSIRYLLILSLVAFVVLFLQTITAWWLDSRMMALLLIPGYVIIAMGLRRVSNALKEWFSLKGKIVFFIFLGCVVLGAVVKLLKHRESDKYLLKEIGAYIMHDSHSAGGFIRVGGSSEYMMFVSYYANAEIKTGQCSHVERTWEVKGESSHVLKVIDEKEYDYFVWNSRYDPVELRESLQRKYLPIKGWKTSLDGDVVVFRLK; encoded by the coding sequence ATGGTTCCTGAAAATAGCTCCTTTATGAGAGGCTTGAAAAAAGTTGATCCTTTTGTCTGGGCCTTTCTCCTAGGATTCATGTTGAGGTTAAATGCTTTTTTCCGTGCAGATATATTTAACTCAGATGGGGTTTTATATATCGAGGAGGCTCAAAACGTTTTTTATAATGGTATCGAATATCTAGGCGTTTGCTTTCACGCCACTAATATTTTTCCTGTATTGATTGCTGCGATGTATAAGGTTGTCGGCGACTGGGAGTTGGCCGGACGCTTGATTTCCCTCTTTTTTGGCACGCTGACCATGTTGCCGCTTTATGGTGTTTTAAAGCATGCATTACCTAAGAATTATGCCTTATTAACGCTGCTTCTTTTTGCCTGTAATCCTTCTTTTGTGGTTCTGAGCGCGGATATTCTGCGTGGACCAGGATATTGGTTCTTTTTATCCTTGGCCATATACACGATATTAAGGGCGGAGCAGTCTGCTAATTACTGGACATATCCTCTCGCGTGCATGTTTTTTATGGTAGCTGCTTCGTTTCGGATAGAAGCCGCTGCATTAATTGCAGGAACAGTGTTTTTTCTGGGGGCCAGAAGAGAGGTAGGAAAAAGTGCCTTTCGCTGCGTTATGTTTCTCCTCCCGGTAATTGTGGCCATACTTGGGCTCTTGTTAAGTGAGTGGCTTCTTAATAGGCAGCTAGTTTCTTTTCCCAAGCAATATGAGCGTGTCGTTGAGCTTATCTCAGGATATAAGCAGCTTAGGCAAGACCTCAAAGGACTCTGGGCTCACCCGCCTGAAGGCTTTCATTTTCAATATTACTGGCGAGATATGTCGACAATTGTAGGGTGGACTGCACTAGGGGTGGAGCTTAATTGGCTGGCGAAAGCGATGTTTGAGCCTGTCGCGGTATTTTTCATCGCTGGCTTAGGGCCAGTTTTGCGAAAAGCGAGAGAGAACTTCTCTATTCGTTATTTATTGATATTAAGCCTTGTCGCCTTCGTGGTTCTTTTCCTCCAAACCATAACTGCCTGGTGGCTAGACTCTCGCATGATGGCTCTATTGTTAATACCTGGCTATGTGATTATTGCTATGGGACTCAGGAGAGTTAGTAATGCTTTAAAGGAATGGTTTTCTCTGAAAGGCAAGATTGTTTTTTTTATATTCTTGGGGTGTGTAGTCCTTGGGGCTGTAGTAAAACTATTGAAGCACAGAGAGTCTGATAAATATCTGTTGAAAGAAATAGGTGCCTATATTATGCATGATTCTCATAGTGCAGGCGGCTTTATACGAGTTGGTGGTTCATCAGAGTATATGATGTTTGTCAGCTATTATGCTAATGCTGAAATAAAAACTGGACAGTGCTCACATGTGGAAAGAACGTGGGAGGTTAAGGGAGAGTCATCTCATGTGCTCAAGGTCATAGATGAGAAAGAGTATGATTATTTTGTTTGGAATTCTCGTTATGATCCAGTCGAACTAAGAGAAAGCCTGCAACGCAAGTATCTTCCTATAAAGGGTTGGAAAACGAGCCTTGATGGCGATGTGGTTGTTTTTAGGCTGAAATAA
- a CDS encoding glycosyltransferase family 2 protein, with protein MHNKSSCQLSIIVTAHNLQDEIVKCLESIKQLVHGVADKCEVLMIDDASSDRTPHIMKAFSNDNAGFEYLRTEYGNIGKVRRYALSKARGDYITFVDGDDFVPLFSLKETFNFFDDKKPDILLSKLHEVWKVSDQVTSSLLRTPTALSRNEAIKRFLIHKQFKAHLWGKYFNSRLFKSFEFPEMACYEDSMAFPYLLADSENLYYTDTVLYNYVRREGSLSNELDSVKLNAMADVILAMNRVFGESFRNLTACHAIDLLHKYKDRLAEGKRHQLSQMVEGLSTLSFLLDFSVRTSFKRKFLAYKKDGTA; from the coding sequence ATGCATAATAAGTCGTCTTGTCAGCTGTCAATAATTGTAACTGCACACAATCTTCAAGATGAGATTGTTAAATGCCTTGAAAGTATCAAGCAGCTAGTGCACGGGGTTGCTGATAAGTGTGAGGTGCTGATGATTGATGATGCGTCATCAGATCGTACTCCGCACATTATGAAGGCGTTCTCTAATGATAATGCTGGCTTTGAGTATTTAAGAACAGAATATGGGAATATCGGAAAGGTGCGGCGTTATGCGCTAAGTAAGGCGCGCGGCGATTATATAACTTTTGTGGACGGAGATGATTTCGTTCCTCTGTTCTCTCTCAAAGAAACTTTTAATTTTTTTGACGATAAAAAACCGGACATTTTGCTCTCAAAACTGCATGAGGTGTGGAAGGTAAGTGACCAGGTGACCTCCTCTCTTCTGAGGACGCCTACGGCTCTGAGTCGGAATGAGGCGATTAAGCGCTTCCTGATTCACAAACAATTTAAAGCCCATTTATGGGGTAAGTACTTTAATAGCAGGCTTTTTAAATCGTTCGAGTTTCCTGAAATGGCGTGTTACGAGGACTCAATGGCTTTTCCCTATTTGTTGGCCGATAGTGAGAACCTTTATTATACGGATACCGTACTGTACAACTATGTTAGAAGGGAAGGCAGCCTTTCAAACGAGCTTGATTCTGTGAAGTTAAATGCCATGGCGGACGTGATATTGGCTATGAATCGTGTCTTCGGCGAAAGCTTCAGAAACCTGACTGCTTGTCATGCCATTGATTTGCTGCATAAATACAAGGACAGGCTTGCGGAGGGGAAACGGCATCAGCTTTCTCAAATGGTGGAAGGCCTGTCCACTTTGTCTTTTCTGCTTGATTTCAGCGTTAGAACAAGCTTTAAGCGTAAGTTTCTTGCATATAAGAAGGATGGGACGGCTTAG
- the waaF gene encoding lipopolysaccharide heptosyltransferase II — protein MNILIIGPSWVGDMVMAQSLFKVLVRLYPNAQIDVLAPGWSRPILEAMPEVREAIDMPVGHGKLMLKARRELAASLKAKDYGWSIVLPNSLKSALIPWFASIPRRTGWRGEMRYGLLNDIRKLDKEQFPLMVERFVALAFENGEADLSRIPNPELRPNEQLTADVCAKYAVEAGGTPILGLCPGAEFGAAKQWPAEHYAGVARHYLQKGWRVWLFGSTNDKPVCEEIATASGSVGVMNFAGLTTLQEAVALLSLTSRVVSNDSGLMHVAAALGSPLVAVYGSTSPDFTPPLTEHKQIVRLGLDCSPCFERTCPLGHYNCLKQLPAHQVISALDKLPCGSDSQGVAPIA, from the coding sequence TTGAATATTCTTATTATCGGGCCCTCTTGGGTTGGCGATATGGTGATGGCGCAAAGCCTATTTAAAGTGCTTGTGCGCCTCTATCCAAACGCACAGATAGATGTCCTTGCTCCAGGTTGGAGCCGCCCCATTCTTGAAGCTATGCCTGAAGTGAGAGAGGCCATCGATATGCCGGTAGGTCACGGCAAGTTGATGCTCAAGGCGCGACGTGAACTGGCTGCGTCATTAAAGGCGAAAGATTATGGTTGGTCCATCGTTCTTCCTAACTCATTGAAATCCGCATTAATTCCCTGGTTTGCAAGCATACCAAGGCGAACTGGTTGGCGGGGAGAAATGCGTTATGGTCTACTAAATGACATTCGTAAGCTTGATAAAGAGCAGTTTCCGCTTATGGTCGAGCGCTTTGTGGCGCTTGCCTTTGAAAACGGAGAAGCTGACTTAAGCCGCATACCCAACCCGGAATTGAGGCCCAATGAACAGCTTACCGCGGATGTTTGCGCTAAATACGCAGTGGAAGCGGGTGGGACGCCTATTTTGGGACTATGTCCCGGCGCTGAGTTTGGCGCTGCAAAGCAGTGGCCTGCTGAGCATTATGCCGGTGTTGCGCGTCATTATCTGCAAAAAGGGTGGCGCGTCTGGTTGTTTGGTTCCACTAATGATAAGCCTGTTTGCGAAGAAATAGCGACGGCCTCTGGCTCTGTCGGCGTTATGAACTTTGCTGGCTTGACGACTCTGCAGGAAGCCGTAGCGCTATTGTCTTTAACCTCTCGCGTCGTTAGTAACGATTCAGGCCTGATGCACGTCGCTGCGGCGTTGGGGAGTCCACTGGTCGCTGTTTACGGTTCGACCTCTCCAGACTTTACGCCACCGCTTACTGAGCACAAGCAAATTGTGCGTTTGGGGCTGGACTGCAGTCCCTGTTTTGAGCGCACTTGCCCTTTGGGACATTACAACTGTCTGAAACAGTTGCCTGCGCATCAGGTCATTTCTGCGTTGGATAAGTTACCTTGTGGTTCCGACAGCCAGGGAGTTGCGCCCATTGCCTAA
- a CDS encoding branched-chain amino acid transaminase: MSMADRDGLIWFDGKMTPWRDANVHVLTHTLHYGMGVFEGVRAYQTPDGAAIFRLQEHTDRLFDSAHIMNMKLPFSKDELNEAQRQAVRENNLNSAYMRPMAFYGSEGMGLRANNLSVHVIVAAWEWGAYLGEESLQKGIKVRTSSYTRHHVNISMTRAKANGHYINSMLALNEALACGCDEALLLDPEGYVAEGSGENIFVIRDGVIYTPELTSCLNGITRNTIFHLAEHLGYKLVEKRITRDEVYIADEAFFTGTAAEVTPIRELDGRPIGAGQRGPITERLQSLYFDVVKGRNEEFKHWLTPVA, from the coding sequence ATGTCCATGGCTGATCGTGACGGTTTGATCTGGTTCGACGGCAAAATGACGCCTTGGCGTGACGCCAATGTGCATGTGTTAACACATACGCTGCATTACGGCATGGGTGTGTTCGAAGGCGTTCGCGCATACCAGACTCCTGATGGCGCTGCGATTTTTCGTTTGCAGGAGCATACCGACAGGTTGTTTGATTCCGCTCATATCATGAACATGAAGCTGCCCTTTTCTAAGGATGAGCTTAATGAGGCGCAGCGTCAGGCCGTGCGCGAGAATAACCTGAACTCAGCTTATATGCGGCCCATGGCGTTCTACGGCTCTGAAGGCATGGGGCTACGCGCCAATAATCTGAGCGTGCATGTGATCGTCGCCGCTTGGGAATGGGGGGCGTACTTGGGAGAGGAGTCGTTGCAAAAAGGCATCAAGGTGCGCACCAGCTCTTATACCCGTCACCACGTGAACATTTCTATGACCCGTGCTAAAGCGAACGGCCACTACATCAACTCAATGCTTGCTTTGAACGAAGCGTTAGCGTGCGGATGTGATGAGGCGCTACTGCTTGATCCGGAAGGTTATGTGGCGGAAGGTTCCGGTGAAAATATCTTTGTCATCCGCGATGGCGTTATTTACACCCCAGAGTTGACCTCTTGCCTCAACGGCATCACTCGTAACACGATTTTTCACTTGGCGGAGCATTTGGGCTATAAGCTGGTGGAGAAGCGTATCACTCGCGATGAAGTCTATATTGCTGATGAAGCCTTTTTCACTGGCACTGCGGCGGAGGTCACGCCGATTAGAGAGCTGGATGGACGTCCCATTGGCGCTGGTCAGCGTGGACCGATTACTGAAAGACTGCAGTCCCTGTATTTCGACGTAGTCAAAGGACGTAACGAAGAGTTCAAGCACTGGCTGACGCCCGTCGCCTAA
- the waaC gene encoding lipopolysaccharide heptosyltransferase I produces the protein MPKVLLVKMSSLGDVVHTLPAVTEAAMNIPGLQLDWVIEEAFAEIPTWHPAVNKVISVALRRWRKNPYEALKSGEWAGFGEKLKSDYDLVIDAQGLLKSALIAKKVGAEVVGFDRTSVREPLASAFYQRRYSVARQMHAVERTRELFAQGLGYAKSGPPDYGLRIDAAESEETGPTVMFLHGTTWFTKHWPESFWSDLALRCREAGYSVWAAWGNNEEKARAERLEVSAGVRVLPRMPLKGIAEHIARAQAIVTVDTGLGHLAAALAKPTIALYGPTNPSLTGIYGAQQASLSSSYHCAPCMRKHCRYEVLGEKFDYPPCWYELSPEVVWGRLRQIMPSAETSTMRKS, from the coding sequence TTGCCTAAAGTTCTACTGGTGAAAATGTCTTCTCTGGGAGATGTCGTGCATACGCTGCCAGCCGTTACAGAGGCTGCGATGAACATACCGGGCTTACAATTGGACTGGGTGATTGAGGAAGCATTCGCAGAAATTCCTACGTGGCATCCGGCTGTGAACAAAGTCATTTCAGTTGCACTGCGGCGCTGGCGTAAAAATCCCTATGAGGCGTTGAAATCTGGCGAGTGGGCGGGCTTTGGCGAAAAACTTAAATCAGATTATGACCTTGTTATAGATGCCCAAGGTTTGTTGAAAAGCGCCTTAATCGCCAAAAAGGTTGGCGCAGAAGTCGTTGGTTTTGACCGCACATCAGTGAGAGAGCCACTTGCCAGCGCGTTCTATCAGCGGCGCTACTCGGTCGCCAGGCAAATGCATGCGGTGGAAAGGACCCGTGAACTATTCGCACAAGGGCTCGGTTATGCGAAAAGCGGTCCCCCGGATTACGGACTCAGGATAGATGCTGCTGAATCTGAAGAGACGGGGCCAACGGTTATGTTTCTTCATGGCACGACATGGTTCACCAAGCACTGGCCTGAATCTTTCTGGAGTGATCTGGCTCTGCGGTGCCGGGAGGCTGGTTATAGTGTGTGGGCCGCATGGGGGAACAACGAAGAAAAGGCCCGGGCGGAACGCCTGGAAGTTTCCGCTGGCGTGCGTGTATTGCCGCGAATGCCGTTAAAAGGGATCGCTGAGCACATCGCTAGGGCTCAAGCTATTGTCACGGTTGATACAGGATTGGGCCACTTGGCGGCGGCGCTGGCTAAACCGACAATTGCCTTGTATGGGCCGACTAATCCCTCTCTCACTGGAATATATGGCGCGCAACAAGCCTCGCTTAGTTCCAGTTACCACTGCGCGCCTTGTATGCGAAAGCACTGTCGGTATGAGGTTTTGGGCGAAAAATTTGACTACCCTCCATGTTGGTATGAGCTCTCTCCCGAAGTGGTTTGGGGGCGTTTACGTCAAATAATGCCTTCGGCAGAAACCAGCACAATGAGAAAAAGTTAG